CCACCCTGCGCATGACCCGCATCTCCGCTGCCAAACCCCGCCTCAAACCCGAAAAGGGCATCAACTTCCCCGACACCGAACTCTCCGTGAGCAGCCTGACCGATTTCGACAAGTCCGTGCTGCCTTTCGCGCTGCAACACGCCGACCTGTTGGGCTTCTCTTTTGTGCGCTCTCCCGCAGACGTGGCCGAGCTGCAATCGCTACTGCGGAAAAACAAGCGCCCCGACCTGCCCATCGTGCTCAAAATTGAGACTTATGAGGCCGTTCAAAATCTCCCCGCTTTGTTGTTGCAAGGCATGGCGCAGCCCATGTTCGGCGTGATGATAGCACGCGGCGACTTGGCTGTGGAAATCGGTTTCGAGCGGTTGAGCGAAATTCAGGAAGAAATCCTCTGGCTCTGCGAAGCCGCCCATGTCCCGGTCATCTGGGCGACTCAAGTGCTCGACACCCTCAACAAACGCGGCATCGCCACCCGCTCCGAAGTCACCGACGCTGCCCTTGCCGCACAGGCCGAGTGCGTCATGCTCAACAAGGGAAAATACCTGCTCACCGTGCTGGCCACGCTGCGCGACATCCTGCAACGCAGCGGCGGGCATCATGCGAAGAAACGCTACTTGTTCCGTCCGCTCAATATCGCCAAGCGGTTTTTGAACGGGTTGTGAAAGATGTTCCAACAGGTGTTTGAATCGCTCGGATTTTCAAAGTATTTGAAACTGAAAAATCTATCCATATTTTTTTAGGATTTTTACCGCGCCGTTCAAACATCCCTTATTCATGCAACAACATTTCGGCATCATCACACTCGGCACCATCGAAAACATGGGCGAAAAAGGCGACACAGTGGCCGTCGTCACCACCAAGTTTGTGCACTATCCCGATTGCCAGCAACTGATTGTCTGGCTGCCTAAATACGGGCGCGATTACGGCTCCATGCGATTGATTGACCTGCAAACCAAACAGGTCGTATTGGAACACCCCGTCACCAACAAACTCAGCGGCAGCATACAGTTGCTCTGGGACACACTCGACGTCGCGCCGGGCGAATATGTGGTTGAGATTGACCATCCCGAAGATTGGCAACACCGGTTTTTCTTCAAAAAGTACCACGAAAACGAGGAAGTTCCTGTTGAAAAACCTGCCATTGAGACACCTCCTGAAACTGAATCGAAACCGTCCGCGCCCATCATCTACCGCGACGGTTTTGGCAACGTAATCCCCGACGAAGACCTCATACTGCGCGAAAAAGCGCTGCGCCAAATCACGAACAAATTTGTTCGCCGCATCGAATACATAGGCAATTTCCGCGCTGGCGAAGTGATATACATTGACAACGAGCGCCACATCCGATTCTGCCACGAGATGGGCGGCGGCAACTGTATGTTCTACATTGACATACCCACAGCGCAGGAATGGGAAGCACGCACCGGCGCACCGCTGAGCAGCCGACAGGAAATACTGGAATTCGTGGCGCAGACCGTGCACGCGCAACAAGCCTCCAGCACGCGCTACGAAATCGGGGAAAGGGAAATTGCCTTCTACTATCGGAGATGACGGGGCGTGCGGAACATCATTCCACGATACGTTCCGCGACAATTTGAAATACAACCCACCTGCGCGATGATTTCTTGAACGCCATTGAACAAAAAAACCCATGCCGCTGTAATTTAGACTAACGTGAGTAACCCATCAGAAAGCCCACCTCTATTTTTCCAACCAACATCTTTGCACAAACTTTTTTTGATTCAAATGAAAAAAACTCAACTCTTCTCGCTCATCGCGCTCATGTCGTTGGCCACGCTCACCAACGCACAAAACAACATCCTGAAACTCGGCATCGGGCTGGGCGGTGTCGCCTACGAAGGCACACTTGGCATCGGTGGCGAACTGCAATATGAGCGCCTGCTCGGCTCAGGGCTTTCGGTGTTTGCCTCAGCTGGCATCAATGGCGATTTCTTTACGTCTCGCGGTCGTTCGCAAGGCTCCTCAGGCGGCATGACGTGGGACAATTCCTACAAATACAACTATTCCGAGCAATTCCTCTATGTGGATTTGGGGCTGCGCGGGCGCGTCTTGAGCGTGGGGGAAAAGTATGCGCTCAAACTCGGGGCAGGCGTTAGCGCGGGGCAGGCCGTTCTCCGTTACCCAAAGACACTTTTCATCAACCGGGGCATCATAGAGCAAAGGGTGAACGACACACACCGCGCCGAGGCTATTTTGTTCAACTTTGGCATTGACAACGATTTCACCATCAACCCGCGTTTCGTCATCACTTTGCGCGGGATTTTCAGGACGACTTTTTCAGAGAAGCACATCCTGTCGCGTGTGGTCAATTACGAAAACGGCACCTCAAGCTCCACTTCCGGCATCCTCAACGTGCCGAGTGTCATGATATCCTTTGGGTACTTGTTTTGATGTTTGGGTCGCGGTCGGGAAATTATTAGGGCAAACGAAGCAGAAGCTTACCTTAGCCCGCGAAAAAAATGTGTCGTCTCGATTGCACCTTGTGTCCCTGTGGCATACTTCTGTTGCGTTCGGCCTGTGTGGCGCTTGCTTGCTTTTTGTGGCCGAACAGCGCCTTGCTGGCACAAGCTGAGCCACATCACCCCCTGTTTGCCATTCGCCTGTTCAACGCCCGCGACGGGCTTCCCGACAACAAGGTCGTCCATTTGCTCGAAACACGAAAAAGCCCTTTCCGCTGGGCTGTCACCACCAACGAGCTTTGCCGCTTCGACGGCTACCGTTTTCAGACCGTTTGGGAAAAAATGCCCGACAACAACGGCATAGCTGAAAACGCGCGTGGCGAAATCGTTATCTGGCACTATCGCAGCGAGCGAATCCTGTCCGTTTTCGACCCTGTTTCGGGGAGGAAAACCACGCGGACGCTTGAGCAATTCCCTCAGTTGAAAGGAGAATTGGTAGCCGCTTGGTCGCAGGACACCGCCATCTTTTTGGGCATCGAAGCCGTACCCAACACGGTGTTCGAAGTGTGGCGGCTTTTCCCCGATTTCACGACGCAACTGTTGCACCGACTGCATACCTCCGCTTTATTGGGCGATAAGTTGCCCAGCCATCGCCCCAAATTCGATGGGTATTTCGACGAAAAGCGCGCCCAACTCTGGCTCTCCGCCAACATACTCGGAAAACCCAACGAGGTACAGCGCGTACAGCTCGAAACGGGTCGTACAGAGGCTTTTGCGTTGCTCGAAACCGCCGCTCCATTGGATGTGGTGGTGCGCATGACCAATGCGTCAGGCTTGCCTCTGCGTGTTTGTTTGGGCGCCAGCAACACATTGTGGACTTGGAACGAGCAGGCGCAGCAATTTGAAAAGGACACCCGCTACCCCGGGAAGTTGCCAGGCTTGGTGCTGATAGGAGAAGACCAAAAAGGTGCCCTCATTTTCCGAAAACAAGACCAAGGGGCCAACAGCTTTTGGCTGCGCCGACCCGATGGCACTTGGTTAGACCTGGCATCGATGCTGCCCGATTTGAATTATCAATTCTGTGTGGGCAGCGACTTTTCGAGGCAGATACACTTCGCCACCATGGAGGGCGTCTTGCGCGTCAATTTTGAGAAGCCACTTTTCCGGCAGTTTGTCCCAACCAAAAAAGACCAGTTGGATTTTCCAAACGCCGCGTTTCGAGGCATCGCAGCCGACCGCTTGGGCAACATCTGGATGGCGGGCGAAATGATAGGGCTGTTTCGGATGCGCCCCGACGGCTCTGTGGAGCGTGCCATACCAGTGGAAAAAAACACCCAAAAGAGGTTCTCCACCCAGAATGCCGTCAATCTTCAGGTTGATGCCGCCGGGTACCTGTGGGCAGCCCGAAACAGCATCGAAACCCCAAACCTGTACCGCTTTGACCCGACAACGGGACTTGCCGACACGTTTCACCTCGAAAAACACTCTATTGCGTCGTTCCTGATATTGAAAAACGGCAAAATCTTGCTCGCCGCCAGAGACGAAAAAACAGCCAGACTCGTCCTGTTCGACCCCGCGACACGCCGATTTGAAACCTGCGCCGAAGCAGGCGAAAACGAAAAATTCAAAACCGCACCCTTGTTCTTTTTGGAAAACGAACAAGGGAAAATCTGGGTCGCGGGCAACGAAGGTCTGGCCTTGTTCGACCCCGAAAAACGGCATTTCCTCCCCTTCCCGGGCGACACACCTACGGCGCACGAGTACCCCATAGCAGTGCTCTTTTTGCAAAACGAAACGCTTTGGTGCGGCTCGCTCGGCGGCGGGCTACGCAAATTGGACTTGCAAAGCGGCCAATGGGAAGTTTTCACGATGGCGAACGGCCTGCCTGCCAACAAGATAGCCGGCATCTTGCCCGACGATGACCAGAACCTCTGGATATCCACTTGGGAAGGGCTGAGCTTTCTTCAGCCACAAGCAAAATTGTTCACCAACTTCTTTGTCTCCAATGGCCTGACCCACAACGAGTTCAACCGGTTCTCTTTTTTCAGGGACACGAACAGCGCCCTGTTTTTCGGCGGGCTGCACGGAGTCAATTACTTCCAGCCGGAAGAAGTGCTCGCCTCCTTCTTGCAGGGCTACGACTCGCTGCTGATATCCCAGATTTCATGGTTTGCTGCCGACGGCAAAACGCGACAAGAACAGATTTTCGGGTTGGACGGCGTGGTTCGCATCACGCTGCCGCCTGACAACCGTTTTTGCAACATCCAACTTGCCTTAGCCAACTACCTGCAACCCGAAGCCAACCGCTTCTCCTGGAAACTTGAAGGCCACGACAAGGATTGGCGCCTCAGCGGAACCAACAACGAAATTACGTTCCATTATCTGCCCGCCGGGAAATACCGCTTACGCGTCCGCGCCGCTAATCCGACCGGTATCTGGAGCCAAAACGAGCGCGTCCTGCTCATAGAAGTGCGCGAGTTCTGGTACAAGTCTGTGTGGTTCTTCGTTTTGCTCGTGTTGACGATGGGCCTGTTGCTTTATGTTTTTTACAAAAACCGCGTCCGCCACCAGCTCGACCTGGCCGAAAACCGCCGCATCCGCGAAATCGAGCAGCTCCGCTCAAGGCTCTATACCAACATCACCCACGAGTTTCGCACGCCGCTGACGGTCATTCTGGGCATCTCCGAGCGTCTGGACGAGGAGGGCTTCCGACGCTCTGCGAGCGAACTAAAAAATGGGTTGGCGCTCATACAGCGCAACGGCAAAAACCTGCTTCGGCTCATCAATCAACTGCTCGACCTCTCCAAAATCGAATCCGGAGCGATGCAGCCCCACTACGTCCGCGCCGATGTAATCGGCTACTTGCAGTACCTCACCGAAAGTTTTTACTCAATGGCGAGTGAGCGAGAAATCCGCTTGATTTTTTACCCGGAAACGCCCAGTCTCGTCGTGGATTTCGACGAGGAAAAACTGCAGGACATTGTGTATAACCTGCTTTCCAATGCCCTGAAATTCACGAGCGCCGGAGGCAAAGTGGTTTTTCACGCCAAGGCGTTGCATGGCGAGCCGGGTGCGATGCCCGCCTTTCTCCAGTTGAAAATCCAAGACACGGGTCAGGGCATAACCCCCGAGCAGTTGCCGCACATATTCGACCGTTTTTATCAAGCCGACAACTCGAACACACGCCCGGGAGAGGGCACGGGTATCGGCTTGGCCTTGGTCAAAGAGTTGGTCGGGTTGCTCGGCGGCGCCATTTCAGTAGAGAGCGAGCCGGGCAAGGGTACCGTATTTACGGTCCTGCTGCCTTGTGCGATGCGGCCGACCTCCGATGAGGTGGAAATACCGGACGAAAACAAGCCAATAGCTTCGCCGCACGAGGACAAGCCCTATCCTGCGCAGGCCCGTCCCGAGGCCGATTTGCCTGTGGCCGCAACCCAGCCTCTGTTCACCGCCACGCCTCTATTGCCCACCGTTCTGGTCATCGAAGACAACTCCGACGTGGTGGCGTACATCGCGGCGATTTTGAAAAGCGGGTACCAAATCCAGACGGCTGCCAACGGCAGGGAAGGCATGGAAATCGCCTTCGCGACGGTGCCTGACATCATCATCAGCGATGTGATGATGCCGGAAAAAGACGGCTACGAGGTGTGCGCGACCCTCAAGAACGACGAGCGTACCAGCCATATCCCCATCATACTGCTCACGGCTAAAGCGGCGCAGGACGACAAGGTGACGGGGCTGCGCGTCGGGGCAGACGCTTATTTGCAAAAGCCCTTTGACAAGGCGGAACTGCTCGTGCGCATGGAAAAACTGATAGAACTGCGGCAAAAACTGCAAATGCGGCACAACGCACAAACGGTCTTGAGCGAACAAGGCGCTCAGCGCCCCGAGCCGACTATAGACGAGCGTTTCCTCCAAAAAATCAGACAGGCCATTGAAGACAAAATAAACGACCCCGAGCTCGGCATCGTCCATCTGTGTCGGGCTACCCACCTTTCGCACACACAAGTTTTCCGCAAGATGAAAGCCTTGACGGGCCAAAATCCAACGCTCTACATCCGCAGCCTGCGCCTGCAGCGGGCCATGCAGTTGCTGAAAACGACCGACCTGAACGTCTCGGAAATTGCCTACGAGGTCGGTTTTTCCGACCCGAACTACTTCTCGCGGAGCTTCAGCGAGGAATTTGGGATGCCGCCGAGCGAGGCACGGGGCTGATTTCTATACACGCTCTTACTTGGCTTTTCGCTTACTCGCGCAATGCGCGATGGATTGGTTTTCAATAAAATAAGACAAGCCCGCCTTCTGCCCGCGCAATCCGGGTGCTACCTTTTTCTACCCCTGCGCAAGCACAGTCCAGCCTTTTGCAAGCCGGGTGAAGACCGCCCAAGTCGGGGCACGTCACTTTTGTCGTGCCAATGAGGCAGTGCGCAACCAACCACAAAATGGCCTACCAAAAATTGGTTTCGACAAAATAAAACAAACGGGGAGGCCGAAAACCGAACAGAGTAGGCGAAACTAAAACTTTAAAAC
This genomic interval from Saprospiraceae bacterium contains the following:
- a CDS encoding response regulator: MCRLDCTLCPCGILLLRSACVALACFLWPNSALLAQAEPHHPLFAIRLFNARDGLPDNKVVHLLETRKSPFRWAVTTNELCRFDGYRFQTVWEKMPDNNGIAENARGEIVIWHYRSERILSVFDPVSGRKTTRTLEQFPQLKGELVAAWSQDTAIFLGIEAVPNTVFEVWRLFPDFTTQLLHRLHTSALLGDKLPSHRPKFDGYFDEKRAQLWLSANILGKPNEVQRVQLETGRTEAFALLETAAPLDVVVRMTNASGLPLRVCLGASNTLWTWNEQAQQFEKDTRYPGKLPGLVLIGEDQKGALIFRKQDQGANSFWLRRPDGTWLDLASMLPDLNYQFCVGSDFSRQIHFATMEGVLRVNFEKPLFRQFVPTKKDQLDFPNAAFRGIAADRLGNIWMAGEMIGLFRMRPDGSVERAIPVEKNTQKRFSTQNAVNLQVDAAGYLWAARNSIETPNLYRFDPTTGLADTFHLEKHSIASFLILKNGKILLAARDEKTARLVLFDPATRRFETCAEAGENEKFKTAPLFFLENEQGKIWVAGNEGLALFDPEKRHFLPFPGDTPTAHEYPIAVLFLQNETLWCGSLGGGLRKLDLQSGQWEVFTMANGLPANKIAGILPDDDQNLWISTWEGLSFLQPQAKLFTNFFVSNGLTHNEFNRFSFFRDTNSALFFGGLHGVNYFQPEEVLASFLQGYDSLLISQISWFAADGKTRQEQIFGLDGVVRITLPPDNRFCNIQLALANYLQPEANRFSWKLEGHDKDWRLSGTNNEITFHYLPAGKYRLRVRAANPTGIWSQNERVLLIEVREFWYKSVWFFVLLVLTMGLLLYVFYKNRVRHQLDLAENRRIREIEQLRSRLYTNITHEFRTPLTVILGISERLDEEGFRRSASELKNGLALIQRNGKNLLRLINQLLDLSKIESGAMQPHYVRADVIGYLQYLTESFYSMASEREIRLIFYPETPSLVVDFDEEKLQDIVYNLLSNALKFTSAGGKVVFHAKALHGEPGAMPAFLQLKIQDTGQGITPEQLPHIFDRFYQADNSNTRPGEGTGIGLALVKELVGLLGGAISVESEPGKGTVFTVLLPCAMRPTSDEVEIPDENKPIASPHEDKPYPAQARPEADLPVAATQPLFTATPLLPTVLVIEDNSDVVAYIAAILKSGYQIQTAANGREGMEIAFATVPDIIISDVMMPEKDGYEVCATLKNDERTSHIPIILLTAKAAQDDKVTGLRVGADAYLQKPFDKAELLVRMEKLIELRQKLQMRHNAQTVLSEQGAQRPEPTIDERFLQKIRQAIEDKINDPELGIVHLCRATHLSHTQVFRKMKALTGQNPTLYIRSLRLQRAMQLLKTTDLNVSEIAYEVGFSDPNYFSRSFSEEFGMPPSEARG